The genomic DNA GCTGGCGAACGACGGCCGGGTGGTGCTCACCGACTTCGGGATCGCCAGGGTGGAGGGCAGCGAGGCGCTGACCATGACCGGCGAGGTCGTCGGCTCGCCCGAGTACCTCGCCCCGGAGCGGGCGCTGGGCCGCACGCCCGGTCCCGCGTCCGACCTGTGGTCGCTGGGCGTACTGCTGTACGCGGCGGTGGAGGGGGCCTCGCCGTTCCGTCAGGACACTCCGCTGAGCACCCTGCGGGCGATCGTCGACGAGGAGTTGCCGCCGCCCCACCGGGCGGGTGCGCTCGGGCCGGTGGTGGAGGCACTGCTGCGCAAGGATCCGGCCGAGCGGCTCCCGGCGGACGAGGCCGAACGCGAGTTGCGCCTGGTGGGCGCCGGCGGGGCTCCGTCCGACCGGGGCCGCACCGGGGCCACGCCGTCCGGCGCGTTCGCCCCGACGGTCGTGGCCCGCCCGGGGCCGCCCACCGCACCGACGCCGCCGATGCCCGTACCCGCGGCCGGGGACACCTCCGCGCCGGGTGCGGCAGGTATGCCGGGGGGCCGGGACCGGCGGGCGCGTGCCGTGCTGGTGGTGGGGCTGGCGGTGCTGGTCCTGGCGCTGGCCGGACTGACGTACTCGCTGCTGGACCGCTCGGACGGCGGTGGCGGGACGGAGGGTTCGGGCGGGAGCCCGGACCCGGGGGCCACGTCCACGGCGACGAGCGGCGGCACCGGGGAGCCGAGCCCCTCGGCATCCTCCGGGAGCGACGGCGGGGACAGCAGCCCCGAACCGCAGTCGGTGAAGGTGTCCGTGGTGGGCTCGCGCACCCACTACTCGGGGGCCTGTCCGCCGCCGCACGACCGGGCACCCGCGTTCACGGCGACGTTCACGGTCGGGCGGCTGCCCGCGGAAGTCGGCTACCGGTGGGTGACCGCGGACGGATCGGTCTCCGACCCGGGGTGGCGGACGCTGTCCTTCCCCTCGGGCGGCGCCCGCTCGCGTCAGGACGGCGTGGTGGTGACGACGCACGACGACACCGGCGCGTTCGAGAGTGCCGTGCGGGTGGAGGTGCGGAGTCCGGTGCGGGCCACGTCCAACGCGGTGGCGTTCTCGGTGACCTGCGGGACCGGGACCGGAACGGAGACGGGGACGGGGACGGAGACCCCGACGGGCGGGGCCTCCCACTCCTCGTCTCCCTCCGCTCCTTCTTCTTCTCCTTCCGCTTGAGGTCAGGCGGCGCCGTTGAGGACCGGCAGGTAGCCACCGGACTGGCCGGTCGCGGTGGGGTGGTACGACTCGCCGATGTTCAGCCAGTTGACGCTGTGCAGCCAGGAGCTGCCGGAGCACAGCTCGTGGCCGGTGAAGGTGGTGCGTACGTCGCCGAAGGTGAAGCCGTGGGCGGCGACGCGCTGGGCGATGACGGTGTTGAGGTGGTCGGAGGCCTTGTTGATCGCCGTCCGCTTGGTCTCGGACAGGCCGACGCAGGTGCTGCCGAGCTTGTAGAAGCGCGGGTAGCCGATGACGACGACATGGGCGTTCGGCGCCTTGTCGCTGATCGCCGAGTAGACGCCGTCGAGCTTGCCGGGCAGCGTCGAGTCGACGTACGCCTCCGCGGTGGCGATCCGCGACAGGCAGGAGCTGTCGGACTGGAGCACACACGTCGTCATGACGTCGGCGAACCCGGCGTCGTTGCCGCCGATGCTGATCGAGACGAGGCCGGTGCTGGAGCTGAGCGGGCCGAGCTGTCCGGCCAGAACTTCACCCGTACGGGCGCCGGAACAGGCCGTGAAGTCGAACGTGGAGGGTGAGTGGGCGGCCGCCCACAGGTACGGATGGGACTTGGTGCTGCGCTTGCAGTCGCCGCTCGAGCTGATGTAGCTGCCCGCTCCGACCCCGGAGGAGTAGGAGTCGCCGAGGGCCACATAGCCGTCGGCGGCGGCGGGTTGGGCCGCCTGGGCGGTCGCTGCCCCGGTGAGGGCGGCGCCGGCGGCGAGGAGGAATGAACTCAGGAAGCCGACAAGTCGGAAACGTCTCACGCTACCTCCCTTAGCAGGATTGCTGCCACAACCGTGGTAGCAGCTACGCGCGTTGACTGGAAGTGTCCATGCCAAGAATTGGCTGACACTCGTTCAAGTTCGGACGAAAGCCCGCGGGAGCGCCCCTGCCGCGTGTGCCCGGGAAAGCGGGTGCACGCGGCGGCCGGGTGCCCGATCATGGCGGCATGTCCGTGAACCCGCACGAAGTCCTGCCGATCCGGCTCAACGTGGACGACAGCGACTCCCCGTCCGACGTCGTCGACGCGCTGTTCCTCGGCCGTTTCGCCACGGGTGAGCAGCCGTACTCGCACGCGGCGAACATCGACCGCGTACGGTCCGGCGCCACGCTGCTGCCGCCCGGCGCGCGCGTACTGCGGATCGCCCGCGACGACGACCGCAGCGCGACGCTGGCGGAGGGCGACGGCTGGACGCTGCTGGTCTCGCGCTGGAACCGGGGCGCCGACGTCACGGTGACGGCGACCAGCGCCGACCTCGCCGAGAAGGTGCTCGGCGAGGCGACGGACGGCGCCGCGGACGAGCCCGAACCGCAGCCGGAGAACGTGACGATGGGCTTCTGGTACGTCTCCCCGCGGCGCGGCCCGCACCGCACCACCCGCCAGATCGCCGCGGGCACCTGGGACGAGGTCCGGGCCAACTACACGGCGCCGGTCGCCGACGCGATGGACGGCCTGATGAAGACGACGCCCGAGGACATCGCGGGCCGGCTGCTGCTCCTGCACGGTCCGCCGGGCACCGGCAAGACCTCCGCGCTGCGCACCCTCGCCCGCTCCTGGCGGGACTGGTGCCAGGTGGACTGCGTCCTCGACCCGGAGCGACTCTTCTCCGACGTCGGGTATCTGATGGACATCGCCATCGGTGAGGAGGACGCGGCGGGCAAGGGCCGCTGGCGGCTGCTGCTGCTGGAGGACTGCGACGAACTGATCCGCGGCGAGGCCAAGCACACGGCGGGCCAGGCGCTCTCCCGCCTGCTGAACCTCACCGACGGACTCCTCGGCCAGGGCCGCAACGTCCTGGTCGGCGTCACCACCAACGAGGACCTGGAGCGCCTGCACCCCGCCGTCGTCCGCCCCGGCCGCTGCCTGGCCCGCATCGAGGTCGGCCCGCTGACCCGGCGGGAGGCGGCGGACTGGCTCGGCACGGAAGAAGGGGTCGGCCGCGAGGGCGCCACCCTGGCGGAGCTGTACGCCCTGCGCCGGGGCACCTCACCGACCGCGCTGCCGGAGCCGCGGGCGGGCACGGAGGCCGGGCTGTACCTGTAGCCCGGCCGCCGCGGCGCGGTGCTTTGATGGGGGTATGACCCTGTTCGTCGGCACGTCGGGCTGGCAGTACCGGGACTGGCGGGAGACCTTCTACCCGCCCGGTCTGCCGGTCCGGCGCTGGCTGGAGCACTATGCGGCCGCCTTCGCGACGGTCGAGATCAACAACGCCTTCTACCGCCTGCCCGCCCGGGAGACCTTCGCCGCATGGCGGGACCGCGTCCCACCGGACTTCACGGTCGCGGTCAAGGCCAGCCGCTACCTGACGCACATCAAACGCCTGCGCGACCCGGCCGAGCCGGTCGACCGCCTGATGACCCACGCGGCCGGTCTGGGCGACCGCCTCGGCCCGGTCCTGCTGCAACTGCCCCCGACCCTGCGCGCCGACCCGGACCTCCTGGACACCTGCCTGGCCTGCTTCCCGCCGGGCACCCGGGTCGCGGTGGAACCCCGGCACGCGTCCTGGTGGACACCCGAGGTCCGCGAGGTCCTCGTGTCCCGGCAAGCGGCCCTGTGCTGGGCGGACGTCCGCGCCCGCCCGGTCACCCCGCTGTGGCGCACCGCCGACTGGGGCTACGTCCGCTTCCACGAGGGCCGGGCCGGGGCCTGGCCGCACTACGGCCGCCGCTCGCTGGCGACCTGGCTCGACCGCATCGCCACGACCTGGCCGAACACGGGCGACGTCTACACCTACTTCAACAACGACCCGAACGGGGCAGCGG from Streptomyces sp. CB09001 includes the following:
- a CDS encoding DUF5925 domain-containing protein, yielding MSVNPHEVLPIRLNVDDSDSPSDVVDALFLGRFATGEQPYSHAANIDRVRSGATLLPPGARVLRIARDDDRSATLAEGDGWTLLVSRWNRGADVTVTATSADLAEKVLGEATDGAADEPEPQPENVTMGFWYVSPRRGPHRTTRQIAAGTWDEVRANYTAPVADAMDGLMKTTPEDIAGRLLLLHGPPGTGKTSALRTLARSWRDWCQVDCVLDPERLFSDVGYLMDIAIGEEDAAGKGRWRLLLLEDCDELIRGEAKHTAGQALSRLLNLTDGLLGQGRNVLVGVTTNEDLERLHPAVVRPGRCLARIEVGPLTRREAADWLGTEEGVGREGATLAELYALRRGTSPTALPEPRAGTEAGLYL
- a CDS encoding SGNH family lipase; this translates as MRRFRLVGFLSSFLLAAGAALTGAATAQAAQPAAADGYVALGDSYSSGVGAGSYISSSGDCKRSTKSHPYLWAAAHSPSTFDFTACSGARTGEVLAGQLGPLSSSTGLVSISIGGNDAGFADVMTTCVLQSDSSCLSRIATAEAYVDSTLPGKLDGVYSAISDKAPNAHVVVIGYPRFYKLGSTCVGLSETKRTAINKASDHLNTVIAQRVAAHGFTFGDVRTTFTGHELCSGSSWLHSVNWLNIGESYHPTATGQSGGYLPVLNGAA
- a CDS encoding DUF72 domain-containing protein — encoded protein: MTLFVGTSGWQYRDWRETFYPPGLPVRRWLEHYAAAFATVEINNAFYRLPARETFAAWRDRVPPDFTVAVKASRYLTHIKRLRDPAEPVDRLMTHAAGLGDRLGPVLLQLPPTLRADPDLLDTCLACFPPGTRVAVEPRHASWWTPEVREVLVSRQAALCWADVRARPVTPLWRTADWGYVRFHEGRAGAWPHYGRRSLATWLDRIATTWPNTGDVYTYFNNDPNGAAVQDAATFAQLARTSALTVTRTPSGARGTARQATADLQPGCDPNPNGAHP
- a CDS encoding serine/threonine-protein kinase produces the protein MSGEPDGERVIAGRYRLLSPLGEGGMGTVWRARDEVLRREVAVKEVRAPAGLPQADVGRMYARLEREAWAAARISHPNVVTVYDVATDGGRPWIVMELVRGLSLADLLDAEGPLEPRRAGLIGAEVLAALRAAHAAGVLHRDVKPANVLLANDGRVVLTDFGIARVEGSEALTMTGEVVGSPEYLAPERALGRTPGPASDLWSLGVLLYAAVEGASPFRQDTPLSTLRAIVDEELPPPHRAGALGPVVEALLRKDPAERLPADEAERELRLVGAGGAPSDRGRTGATPSGAFAPTVVARPGPPTAPTPPMPVPAAGDTSAPGAAGMPGGRDRRARAVLVVGLAVLVLALAGLTYSLLDRSDGGGGTEGSGGSPDPGATSTATSGGTGEPSPSASSGSDGGDSSPEPQSVKVSVVGSRTHYSGACPPPHDRAPAFTATFTVGRLPAEVGYRWVTADGSVSDPGWRTLSFPSGGARSRQDGVVVTTHDDTGAFESAVRVEVRSPVRATSNAVAFSVTCGTGTGTETGTGTETPTGGASHSSSPSAPSSSPSA